One genomic window of Spirochaetia bacterium 38H-sp includes the following:
- a CDS encoding trypsin-like peptidase domain-containing protein translates to MRGIYISARTLIVIAIVVLFSISTVIGIRVGKGISQTGSKTQAEDKTIISIPPSETNVTPVAENSGRYSQDELENISIYEQRNEAVVNITTETVGYNWFLEPVPQEGVTGSGSIIDKRGYVLTNYHVIKDAYKIYISLADHSQYEGKIVGVDPENDLAVLKFDAGEKELATIPMGESSDLKVGQKVLAIGNPFGLERTLTVGVVSALGRPVKTDSGLIIQGMIQTDTSINPGNSGGPLLDSRGRMIGINTMIYSPSGGSVGVGFAVPVDTARRIVPELITKGHVERGWIDIVPVQLFPSLVKYANLTVNRGILVSKVERGSYAEKAGIRGGSQDNAVRYGRSIIYLGGDIIVGIDGQAVATLADMYAALEDNKPGDVVDVIVVRGNKKLTLKVMLSKRPDKFSWD, encoded by the coding sequence GGTATCAGGGTAGGAAAAGGCATATCTCAGACCGGTTCTAAGACGCAAGCAGAGGATAAGACAATTATCAGCATACCACCATCAGAAACAAATGTGACGCCAGTTGCCGAGAACAGCGGCAGGTACAGTCAGGATGAATTGGAAAACATAAGCATATACGAACAGAGAAACGAAGCAGTAGTCAACATTACAACAGAGACCGTAGGATACAACTGGTTTCTGGAACCTGTTCCTCAGGAAGGTGTAACAGGAAGCGGCTCAATCATAGACAAAAGAGGATATGTGCTAACCAACTATCACGTTATAAAGGATGCATACAAGATATATATATCTCTTGCAGATCACAGCCAATACGAAGGTAAGATTGTAGGAGTTGATCCTGAGAACGACCTTGCTGTACTCAAGTTTGATGCGGGAGAAAAGGAGCTTGCTACCATCCCCATGGGAGAGTCATCTGACCTCAAAGTAGGTCAAAAAGTGTTAGCCATAGGAAACCCCTTTGGTTTGGAGAGGACTTTGACAGTCGGAGTTGTATCCGCTCTGGGGAGGCCTGTCAAAACAGACTCTGGGCTTATTATACAGGGAATGATTCAGACAGATACTTCCATTAATCCTGGAAACTCAGGAGGCCCTCTTCTTGACAGCAGAGGGAGGATGATTGGGATAAATACTATGATTTATTCTCCTTCCGGCGGCTCAGTGGGTGTGGGTTTTGCAGTACCCGTGGATACTGCTCGCCGTATTGTTCCCGAGCTCATAACAAAGGGCCACGTAGAACGTGGATGGATAGACATAGTGCCTGTACAGCTTTTTCCTTCTCTTGTTAAATACGCAAATCTTACCGTAAACCGCGGCATACTTGTCTCAAAGGTAGAGCGAGGCAGTTATGCAGAAAAGGCAGGGATAAGGGGTGGTTCTCAGGATAATGCAGTAAGATACGGAAGAAGCATAATATATCTTGGCGGGGATATTATTGTAGGTATAGATGGCCAGGCTGTTGCTACTCTTGCCGATATGTATGCTGCTTTGGAAGACAATAAGCCCGGCGATGTTGTGGATGTTATTGTAGTAAGGGGAAACAAGAAACTTACTTTAAAGGTGATGCTATCTAAGAGGCCAGATAAGTTTTCCTGGGATTAA